Proteins from one Flavobacterium branchiarum genomic window:
- a CDS encoding response regulator transcription factor: MKLLLVEDEPNLLSILRKGFAENNNDVSVALDGKTALEMINNYDFDVVVLDIMLPDINGIEICRRLRASKNFVPILLLTALGTSENIITGLNAGADDYLVKPFKFGELDARVNALFRRASQETDKLDTITISDLEINGRAKTVKREGQLLVLTAKEFKLLYYLAKNSGTIVSRGQILDNVWDINFDMNTNVVDVYITYLRKKVDKPFNSKLIHTIKGLGYTIKS, from the coding sequence ATGAAATTACTCTTAGTAGAAGACGAACCGAATCTTTTATCCATTTTACGAAAAGGCTTTGCCGAAAACAACAACGATGTGAGTGTTGCTCTTGATGGAAAAACGGCCTTAGAAATGATAAATAATTATGATTTTGATGTTGTTGTTTTAGACATAATGCTACCAGATATAAACGGAATAGAAATTTGCAGGAGATTACGAGCAAGTAAAAATTTTGTTCCAATATTGCTTTTAACTGCCCTTGGAACTTCCGAAAATATTATTACTGGACTAAATGCTGGTGCCGATGATTATTTAGTGAAGCCATTTAAATTTGGAGAACTAGATGCGCGAGTAAATGCACTATTCAGGAGAGCAAGCCAAGAAACAGATAAACTAGATACCATTACAATAAGTGATTTAGAGATTAATGGTAGAGCTAAGACAGTAAAAAGGGAAGGACAACTACTCGTCTTGACCGCAAAGGAATTTAAACTATTATATTATCTCGCTAAAAACAGCGGAACTATTGTATCTCGCGGACAAATTCTGGACAATGTTTGGGATATTAATTTTGATATGAATACCAATGTCGTAGATGTTTACATTACCTATTTAAGAAAAAAAGTAGACAAACCTTTCAATAGTAAACTAATTCATACTATAAAAGGATTAGGTTACACTATTAAATCATAA
- a CDS encoding HAMP domain-containing sensor histidine kinase, which translates to MKYYSELKKNGLEELIEEEEFVLKVNSASSFEYNTNLNLPNKFYNKIFKTGRSWFEVGNKYYLGQLFEEQGQRYIVIVSARDKKGESTMIYIVKIMLLGGICFVILTYFLGRFLAKRVINPVARITKEVKRISASNLHNRLPDIKNSDEISDLTATFNDMLDRLETSFEIQTNFINNASHELKTPITTIIAESEIMLLKEREPQEYMQSLGNIYNQASRLGNLTESLLKLTQTGYDGKKQVLDITRIDELLLTVKSDLDKIFPDNRVSIKLNFAPKDSNLLLIPCNRPLLELAINNIITNGVKYSDNNEVFVALTANEEAIKITINDIGIGIPPEDIPHLYEPFFRGKIAAKYIGYGLGLPLAMKIIRMHGGELQVQSEQNKGTMVTIIFKKCNIKNSNVNS; encoded by the coding sequence ATGAAATATTACAGTGAACTTAAAAAAAACGGTCTTGAAGAGTTGATTGAAGAGGAAGAATTTGTTTTAAAAGTTAATAGTGCAAGTAGTTTTGAATACAATACTAATCTTAATCTGCCAAATAAGTTTTACAACAAAATTTTTAAAACGGGAAGAAGTTGGTTTGAAGTAGGTAATAAATATTACCTAGGGCAACTTTTTGAAGAACAAGGTCAAAGATATATTGTAATCGTTTCTGCTAGAGATAAGAAAGGGGAGTCTACGATGATTTATATTGTGAAGATAATGCTTTTAGGGGGAATATGTTTTGTGATTTTAACCTATTTCTTAGGCCGTTTTTTGGCTAAACGTGTTATTAACCCTGTGGCGAGAATTACCAAAGAAGTAAAAAGGATTAGTGCTTCTAATCTTCATAATAGATTGCCAGATATTAAGAACTCTGATGAAATCTCAGATCTTACAGCCACATTCAATGATATGCTAGACAGGCTTGAAACATCATTTGAAATACAAACTAACTTCATTAATAATGCTTCTCATGAATTAAAAACTCCGATAACGACCATTATTGCAGAGTCGGAGATTATGCTTCTTAAAGAGAGAGAGCCTCAAGAATACATGCAATCTTTAGGGAATATCTACAATCAAGCATCTCGATTAGGAAACTTAACGGAGAGTTTATTAAAACTTACTCAAACTGGTTATGACGGGAAAAAACAGGTTCTTGACATTACCCGAATTGATGAACTGTTACTGACTGTAAAATCTGATTTAGATAAAATTTTTCCAGATAACAGAGTTAGTATTAAGCTAAATTTTGCTCCTAAAGATTCCAATCTTCTATTAATACCGTGTAATAGACCTTTGCTAGAACTAGCCATAAATAATATTATTACAAATGGGGTAAAATATTCAGATAATAATGAAGTCTTTGTTGCACTCACAGCAAATGAAGAGGCTATTAAAATTACGATTAATGATATTGGTATTGGTATTCCACCAGAAGATATTCCGCATTTATATGAACCCTTTTTTAGAGGTAAAATTGCTGCAAAATATATCGGTTATGGCTTAGGGCTTCCATTGGCGATGAAAATCATCCGTATGCATGGAGGAGAGTTGCAAGTTCAGTCTGAACAAAATAAGGGCACAATGGTTACTATTATCTTTAAAAAATGCAACATTAAAAATTCTAATGTTAATTCTTAG
- a CDS encoding bestrophin family protein, translated as MKYVLGKIKVELILVTTYAVFFEIFHHYFINISVDIPIAVPTIIGTIISLLLAFKSNQAYDRWWEARIIWGAIVNESRTLVRQVITFYKDPDFSVEANDFKEKFANRQIAWCYSLGQSLRNKDAIKSVKHFLTEEELRFIQNHQHIPNAILMLHAKDLSNASKDGKMNFFQEVEIDKTLTRLCDAMGKCERIKNTIFPTTYSMYIRFTLCLFVFLLPFGLNNLLSWYAVPLTITISTAFFLIEKMAIHLQDPFENRPTDTPVTAISNTIEKNLTQMINEYRNEFAFKKGVDEKIEIKRKESNAYFIL; from the coding sequence ATGAAGTATGTTCTTGGAAAAATAAAAGTTGAACTTATCCTGGTCACTACTTACGCAGTATTCTTTGAAATTTTTCATCATTATTTTATTAATATTTCTGTAGATATTCCTATTGCAGTTCCTACCATTATCGGTACAATTATATCATTATTATTAGCCTTTAAATCCAATCAGGCATACGACAGATGGTGGGAAGCTCGAATTATATGGGGAGCTATTGTAAACGAATCCAGAACTTTGGTGCGACAAGTAATTACATTTTACAAAGACCCAGATTTCTCTGTTGAGGCAAATGATTTTAAAGAAAAGTTTGCCAATAGACAAATTGCTTGGTGTTATAGTTTGGGACAGTCTTTAAGAAATAAAGATGCTATAAAATCGGTAAAGCATTTCTTGACTGAAGAGGAATTGCGTTTTATTCAAAATCATCAACACATTCCGAATGCTATTTTAATGTTACATGCTAAGGATCTTAGCAATGCAAGTAAAGACGGGAAAATGAATTTTTTTCAGGAAGTAGAAATTGATAAAACATTGACACGATTGTGTGATGCTATGGGAAAATGTGAGCGTATTAAAAACACAATTTTTCCAACGACATATAGTATGTATATCCGCTTTACACTGTGTTTGTTTGTATTCTTATTGCCTTTTGGATTAAATAATTTATTGAGTTGGTACGCTGTCCCATTGACAATAACTATAAGTACTGCTTTTTTCCTTATCGAAAAAATGGCAATTCATTTGCAGGATCCTTTCGAAAATAGACCAACAGATACACCTGTTACTGCAATTTCGAATACTATCGAAAAAAATCTAACTCAAATGATAAATGAATATCGAAATGAATTTGCATTTAAAAAGGGGGTAGATGAAAAAATTGAGATAAAAAGAAAAGAAAGCAATGCCTATTTTATTTTGTAA
- a CDS encoding glycosyltransferase family 2 protein codes for MKTETISKQLYAANSATSTNEHSSSIPFFGVNSKSIKKALKINSTPLGFIVLISSFILMLTGAFLVYKYQADFDQFHIDRINSTWGYPFLVIATVFFVFKAGVFLYNLFLYFQYKPIESVSDELLPTCTVIVPAYNEGKLVLDTLISLAESDFPEQKMQILAIDDGSKDDTWYWMQQAKIKLGDRLSIYQQPKNQGKRHALYRGFELGTGEIFVTVDSDSVVKKDTMRNLVSPFITNKNCGAVAGNVLVLNNKKAILPKMLNVSFVMSFEFARSAESVLGSVLCTPGALAAYRSDAVYECLPEWINQTFMGQPSDIGEDRAMTNMILKQGRQVLFQRNSYVLTNVPEEYTGLYKMFIRWGRSNVRENLMMAKYVFKDFRKGSKIGTRLLFLDQSIKIVMALPFVLFMFYFIAVHPILFFGSTLLSIMIVSSFSALFYAKRHSVSEAFWAYSYSILFTFGLFWITPYALLTANKSGWLTRGLAQGK; via the coding sequence ATGAAAACTGAAACAATTTCAAAGCAATTATACGCTGCAAACAGCGCTACAAGCACAAATGAACATTCTTCTTCAATTCCTTTTTTTGGAGTTAATAGTAAATCAATAAAAAAGGCATTAAAGATAAACTCAACACCATTAGGATTTATTGTACTAATAAGCAGTTTTATATTAATGCTTACGGGAGCTTTTCTTGTTTATAAATACCAAGCCGACTTTGATCAATTTCATATTGACCGAATAAACTCAACATGGGGATATCCGTTTTTGGTAATTGCGACAGTCTTTTTTGTATTTAAGGCAGGAGTTTTTCTATATAATTTATTCCTTTATTTTCAATACAAACCTATTGAGTCAGTTAGCGATGAGTTATTGCCTACCTGTACAGTAATTGTTCCTGCTTACAACGAAGGGAAACTAGTTTTAGATACTTTAATAAGTTTAGCAGAAAGTGATTTTCCAGAACAAAAAATGCAAATCCTTGCTATTGATGACGGAAGTAAAGATGATACTTGGTACTGGATGCAACAAGCAAAAATAAAATTAGGAGATAGATTGTCAATTTATCAGCAACCTAAAAACCAAGGGAAACGTCATGCACTTTACCGTGGATTTGAATTAGGAACGGGAGAAATTTTTGTAACTGTAGATAGTGATTCAGTTGTGAAAAAAGACACAATGAGAAACTTAGTTAGTCCATTTATTACCAATAAAAATTGTGGAGCAGTAGCAGGAAACGTTCTAGTTTTAAATAACAAAAAAGCGATACTTCCAAAAATGCTTAATGTAAGTTTTGTAATGAGTTTTGAATTTGCTCGTTCTGCAGAGAGCGTTTTAGGTTCGGTATTATGTACTCCAGGAGCTTTGGCTGCTTACCGTAGTGACGCTGTATATGAGTGTCTTCCAGAATGGATTAATCAAACTTTTATGGGACAACCTTCTGATATTGGTGAAGACCGTGCAATGACGAATATGATTTTAAAACAGGGACGTCAAGTATTGTTTCAAAGAAACTCATATGTATTAACCAATGTACCTGAAGAGTATACAGGATTGTATAAAATGTTTATCAGATGGGGTAGAAGTAATGTACGTGAGAATCTAATGATGGCAAAATATGTTTTCAAAGACTTTAGAAAAGGATCTAAAATTGGTACAAGATTATTGTTTTTAGATCAATCAATAAAAATTGTAATGGCATTACCATTTGTCTTGTTCATGTTTTATTTTATAGCAGTACATCCAATATTATTTTTTGGTTCTACACTTTTAAGCATCATGATTGTATCAAGTTTCTCTGCTTTATTTTATGCTAAAAGACATAGTGTGTCAGAAGCGTTTTGGGCGTATTCATATAGTATTCTTTTTACTTTTGGATTATTTTGGATAACACCTTATGCGTTGCTTACTGCCAATAAAAGTGGTTGGCTAACACGTGGTTTGGCTCAAGGGAAGTAA
- a CDS encoding erythromycin esterase family protein → MTKNFLFSALFSCFFTVCTFAQGQSLNWINSHAVSITNNEDDNKIFYSQLTNQLKDNKICGLGEASHGTHEFYTEKNRIIKYLVTNAQYKTIGFEFGYSAMAPINAYLLTGKGDLKQLMKPLRLFNTSEIYDLFEWVKTYNASKTLKDKVTLFGFDTNYIKSDVDASANFCSAYLLKNASHYTNGQAAIPVLKKIATPDFPIYELSDAETAIISHLNTEIKLKGASTSKEHNEFKRYISLLYQSTLVSNPLARDQFMAENLTDFQQENKNKTIIWGHNIHFAKDTNMPKAEGMGYHLKQKYGNEYYAIGFDTYKGNVTVLEGNNYVQRTFEALPKSYSALFAEAKYPNFFISFNTTEESPFYNANGNITNIYSNWTNTIALPMKPGIDFDALIFIRETTASIILK, encoded by the coding sequence ATGACCAAAAACTTCCTTTTCTCCGCTTTGTTCAGTTGCTTTTTTACCGTTTGTACTTTTGCGCAAGGGCAATCCTTGAACTGGATAAATTCTCATGCAGTATCAATTACTAACAATGAGGATGACAATAAAATCTTCTATTCTCAATTAACGAATCAGCTTAAGGATAATAAAATTTGTGGGTTAGGAGAAGCTTCTCATGGCACTCATGAATTCTATACTGAAAAGAATCGCATTATTAAATACCTGGTTACAAATGCTCAATATAAGACGATTGGTTTCGAGTTTGGATATTCAGCAATGGCTCCAATTAATGCTTATTTATTGACTGGAAAAGGCGATTTAAAACAACTCATGAAGCCACTCCGCTTATTTAATACAAGCGAAATATATGATTTATTCGAATGGGTAAAAACATATAATGCCTCTAAAACCTTGAAAGATAAAGTTACTCTTTTTGGCTTTGACACTAATTATATTAAATCGGATGTTGATGCTTCTGCCAACTTTTGTAGTGCTTACTTACTGAAAAATGCTTCTCATTATACTAATGGACAAGCTGCAATACCTGTTTTAAAAAAGATTGCTACTCCTGATTTTCCTATATATGAATTATCTGATGCCGAAACAGCAATTATCTCTCATTTAAATACTGAAATAAAACTAAAAGGTGCTTCTACAAGTAAAGAGCATAACGAGTTTAAAAGATACATATCACTTCTGTACCAAAGCACGCTAGTTTCAAATCCTTTGGCTAGAGATCAGTTTATGGCTGAGAATCTAACCGACTTTCAACAAGAGAATAAAAACAAAACGATTATTTGGGGACATAATATTCATTTTGCTAAAGATACCAATATGCCTAAAGCGGAAGGAATGGGTTATCATCTAAAACAAAAATATGGCAATGAATATTACGCAATTGGTTTTGATACTTATAAAGGAAATGTTACTGTTTTAGAAGGGAATAATTACGTACAACGCACCTTTGAAGCATTGCCAAAATCGTATTCGGCTTTGTTTGCTGAAGCCAAGTATCCTAATTTCTTTATTTCATTCAACACTACCGAAGAAAGTCCATTTTATAATGCCAATGGTAACATAACCAATATATACTCTAACTGGACCAATACAATAGCGTTACCTATGAAGCCCGGTATTGATTTTGATGCCTTAATTTTTATTAGAGAAACAACTGCTTCGATTATATTGAAATAA
- a CDS encoding metal-dependent hydrolase — protein MDSFTQIVLGIATAELCAGEKLHRKTILYGAVLGTIPDLDVVFGQFLNPVNGVAIHRGLSHSLLFFGLLSPILGWAIAKIERGKINFRTASLMVFWCLFTHVLLDMFTSWGTQIFWPFPDRIALKTIFVIDPLYTLPLLVYLILAWRKPTFLQRKKYVLRGIYISSLYLLLTCGLKLYALQQFKNALQEQHITYNDLIVKPTAFNCILWNANVATKDAYLLGDYSLFDSQPITFERYEKNNSLSQQLAGNPDFETLKKVSEGWYIITKKDNEYHFNDLRFGLLTKDPKQPQFAFSYVFKEENGKLRAQEVPKEKRDGKALMKGILNRIKGN, from the coding sequence ATGGATTCTTTTACTCAGATTGTGCTAGGAATTGCAACTGCCGAATTATGCGCAGGCGAAAAGCTACATCGAAAAACTATTTTATATGGTGCTGTTTTAGGAACCATCCCTGATCTTGATGTTGTTTTTGGACAATTTTTAAATCCTGTTAACGGTGTAGCAATACATAGAGGACTGAGTCATTCCCTGCTGTTTTTCGGATTACTTTCACCTATTTTAGGCTGGGCTATTGCCAAAATAGAACGGGGAAAAATTAATTTTCGCACTGCTTCTTTGATGGTGTTTTGGTGTTTGTTTACCCATGTTCTTTTAGATATGTTTACTTCTTGGGGAACACAAATCTTTTGGCCTTTTCCTGACCGAATTGCCTTGAAAACTATTTTTGTAATTGATCCTTTGTATACGCTTCCACTGCTTGTCTATTTGATTTTAGCATGGCGAAAACCTACTTTTTTGCAACGAAAAAAATATGTTTTGCGTGGTATATACATCAGTTCGCTGTATCTTTTGCTAACATGTGGCTTAAAATTGTATGCGTTGCAACAATTCAAAAATGCATTACAAGAACAACATATAACTTATAATGATCTCATTGTAAAACCTACTGCCTTCAATTGTATTTTATGGAATGCCAATGTGGCTACTAAAGATGCCTATTTATTAGGTGATTATTCTCTTTTTGATAGTCAGCCAATTACTTTTGAGCGCTATGAAAAAAACAATAGTTTATCACAACAACTCGCTGGTAATCCCGATTTTGAAACCTTAAAAAAAGTAAGTGAAGGTTGGTATATCATAACTAAAAAAGATAATGAATATCACTTTAATGATTTGCGATTTGGACTGCTTACCAAGGATCCAAAACAACCACAATTTGCTTTTAGTTATGTTTTTAAAGAAGAAAACGGAAAACTAAGAGCACAAGAGGTTCCTAAAGAAAAACGCGATGGAAAAGCCTTAATGAAAGGAATATTAAATAGAATTAAAGGGAATTAG
- a CDS encoding polysaccharide deacetylase family protein, translating to MNKITYTLIGLFTVGILLFTARIYSEEAKPKTVAFKAKKYPPGILLSFDDNYVEDWYNAEKRLHHLGWKATFFVCKYDSLTAIQKKKLHYLQDVGHDIAAHGYNHENALKYSAAHGLTAYIDNDIIPLKKIMDKDGFNIRSFAYPDGARDAALDKELLKYFDIIRGTTYGMLAPESQYCYYEGNRVIYGLGIDDDYKQFNVDYYKRLMDYAKKKNKIVIFYGHKTVDIADEKNETPLAALEELCKYAVDNNLKFYTIDDLKNL from the coding sequence ATGAATAAAATCACATATACTCTCATTGGTCTTTTTACTGTAGGTATTTTATTGTTTACAGCACGAATTTATTCAGAAGAAGCAAAACCTAAAACAGTTGCATTTAAAGCAAAGAAATATCCGCCAGGGATATTGTTATCTTTTGATGATAACTATGTTGAAGATTGGTATAATGCCGAAAAAAGATTGCATCATCTCGGATGGAAAGCTACTTTCTTTGTATGTAAATACGATTCGTTGACAGCTATACAAAAGAAAAAATTGCACTACTTGCAAGATGTGGGACACGATATAGCGGCACATGGATACAATCATGAAAATGCACTAAAATATTCGGCTGCTCATGGACTCACTGCCTATATAGATAATGATATAATTCCTCTAAAAAAAATTATGGATAAAGATGGATTTAATATCCGTTCTTTTGCTTATCCCGATGGAGCACGTGATGCTGCATTAGACAAAGAATTATTAAAATATTTTGACATTATACGAGGTACTACTTACGGAATGCTAGCTCCTGAGTCGCAGTATTGTTATTATGAAGGAAATAGGGTAATTTATGGTTTGGGGATCGATGACGATTATAAACAGTTTAATGTTGACTATTATAAACGACTAATGGACTACGCCAAAAAGAAAAATAAAATTGTCATTTTCTATGGTCATAAAACAGTAGATATTGCCGACGAAAAAAACGAAACACCACTTGCAGCATTAGAAGAGCTATGCAAATATGCAGTTGATAATAATCTTAAATTTTATACTATTGATGATTTAAAAAACCTTTGA
- a CDS encoding CPBP family intramembrane glutamic endopeptidase translates to MSPLTPLIWLLIMLPIFIFAFINVKKVNLKFLLFFILYFLADCYLQQFSKEYLSLEFLGLKFTWIGKFLSLFLALTIIFSVSKENREAIGFTTKSNTTKQLKFGILFFLGFLLFDVVFKLILFPKGGIFDLETFAFQATMPGLTEEIAFRGIGLWLLDKAFLPKWDFKGIKFGWGFFIVTLLFGIGHGVVLTADHQFKFDIITIVYLTLISSLSLGVLRKFSGNLVYPILGHNIINLINACIRIL, encoded by the coding sequence ATGTCTCCACTCACACCACTTATTTGGCTTTTAATTATGTTGCCAATTTTTATTTTTGCTTTCATCAATGTTAAAAAAGTAAATCTGAAATTTCTCTTGTTTTTTATTCTATATTTCTTAGCCGATTGTTATTTGCAACAGTTTAGCAAAGAGTATCTTAGTCTTGAATTTCTTGGGTTGAAATTTACATGGATTGGAAAGTTTTTAAGCTTATTTTTGGCTTTAACTATTATCTTTTCGGTTAGTAAAGAAAACAGAGAAGCCATTGGATTTACCACCAAAAGCAACACAACTAAACAACTGAAATTTGGGATTTTATTTTTCCTTGGTTTTTTACTTTTTGATGTTGTCTTTAAGTTGATTTTGTTTCCAAAAGGAGGAATATTTGATTTAGAAACTTTTGCATTTCAGGCAACCATGCCTGGTTTAACAGAAGAAATCGCGTTTAGAGGAATTGGTTTATGGCTTTTGGATAAAGCATTTTTGCCTAAATGGGATTTTAAAGGAATTAAATTCGGATGGGGATTTTTTATTGTAACTCTATTATTTGGGATTGGCCACGGTGTAGTTCTAACCGCAGACCACCAATTTAAGTTCGATATTATTACGATCGTTTATCTAACCTTAATTTCGTCTTTAAGTCTTGGTGTGCTTCGAAAATTCTCAGGTAATCTTGTTTATCCAATTTTAGGGCACAATATCATTAATTTAATTAATGCGTGTATCAGAATATTATAA
- a CDS encoding sensor histidine kinase yields MTAVNMIVFYMFFYLMLPMIFSGGKTRMLLLLLVTFIVSIFVWMAGTYFFSLLYHSLGYEIGKGELKGAIQMAANQTFLEAISVRRMFSQAFIIITLLSPFFFVKILFEISKLYSKTLKIQNQKAALEIQNINIEKNFLKAQLNPHFLFNTLNNLYGLCIKKEDSAPEFILNLSDIMSYTLYESNTEKVALEKELDFIKNYFELEKMRYSATKNIQLNIPKDIHLSGLYIAPLLTFTFVENAFKYGLKGNEEQFVSLEIKVQDNKFHFQLQNDVEQGIKDNEFGGIGITNVRKRLQLLYPSKHQLDIENLGTKFSVNLIIDLD; encoded by the coding sequence ATGACAGCAGTAAATATGATTGTGTTTTACATGTTCTTTTATTTGATGTTGCCCATGATTTTTTCGGGAGGTAAGACCAGAATGTTGCTTTTGTTGCTAGTTACTTTTATCGTTTCTATTTTTGTTTGGATGGCAGGAACCTATTTTTTTTCGTTGCTCTATCATTCACTCGGGTACGAAATTGGTAAAGGAGAACTTAAAGGAGCTATACAAATGGCCGCGAATCAAACGTTTTTAGAAGCAATTTCGGTAAGGCGTATGTTCTCACAAGCATTCATTATTATTACACTATTATCACCTTTCTTTTTTGTCAAAATCCTATTTGAAATCTCTAAACTGTATAGTAAAACTTTAAAAATTCAGAATCAGAAAGCAGCCTTAGAAATTCAAAATATTAATATCGAAAAAAACTTTCTCAAGGCGCAACTCAATCCGCATTTTCTGTTTAATACATTAAATAATCTGTATGGACTTTGTATTAAAAAAGAGGATAGTGCACCAGAATTTATCCTGAATCTTTCGGATATAATGAGTTATACGCTTTATGAATCGAATACTGAAAAAGTCGCGCTAGAAAAGGAATTGGATTTTATAAAAAATTATTTCGAATTAGAAAAGATGCGGTATTCTGCAACTAAGAATATTCAACTTAACATACCAAAAGACATTCATTTATCAGGATTGTATATTGCGCCATTACTGACTTTTACATTTGTAGAAAACGCATTTAAATATGGATTAAAAGGAAACGAAGAACAGTTTGTCTCTTTAGAAATAAAAGTTCAGGATAATAAGTTCCATTTTCAACTTCAAAATGATGTAGAACAAGGAATAAAAGACAATGAATTTGGTGGTATCGGTATTACAAATGTTCGTAAACGGTTGCAACTATTGTATCCGAGCAAGCACCAATTAGATATTGAAAATTTAGGCACAAAATTTAGTGTCAATTTAATAATAGATTTAGACTAA
- a CDS encoding LytR/AlgR family response regulator transcription factor, whose translation MNKLICIIIDDEPLGRSVIETFVKEIPYLELVASFEDPVDALTYLHNNVVDIVFSDIQMPKITGMELLRSLVYPPVVIFITAHRDFALDGFEAGVTDYLVKPVRFDRFLKAVNRAKEKISLSQVATIQQQIHTDRIFIKSEGKLVKILFDEILYIEAQGDYLKIIIPSGTFTTQVTLKAMEEILNLPNFFRVQRSFILNLEAVRSINGNTVELTNGKSIAIALNKKEELFSLLGIK comes from the coding sequence ATGAATAAATTAATTTGCATCATTATAGATGATGAGCCACTAGGGAGATCGGTTATAGAAACATTCGTTAAAGAAATTCCCTATCTAGAGTTAGTTGCCTCGTTTGAGGATCCAGTTGACGCATTGACGTATTTACATAATAATGTAGTAGATATAGTTTTTAGTGATATTCAAATGCCGAAAATAACGGGCATGGAATTGCTACGTTCGTTAGTATATCCGCCTGTGGTGATATTCATTACAGCACATCGTGATTTTGCATTGGATGGCTTCGAAGCTGGTGTAACAGATTATTTGGTTAAGCCAGTTCGATTTGATCGTTTTTTGAAGGCAGTTAATAGAGCAAAAGAGAAAATTTCGTTAAGTCAAGTAGCAACAATACAGCAACAAATTCATACTGATAGAATATTTATAAAATCAGAAGGAAAGTTGGTAAAGATTTTATTTGATGAAATTTTATATATAGAGGCTCAAGGCGATTATCTTAAAATTATTATTCCTTCGGGAACATTTACAACGCAAGTGACTCTTAAAGCGATGGAAGAAATCCTGAACCTTCCAAACTTTTTTCGGGTACAGCGTTCTTTTATTCTCAATTTAGAAGCCGTGAGAAGTATTAATGGGAATACAGTAGAACTTACAAATGGCAAATCGATTGCAATAGCTTTGAATAAAAAAGAGGAACTTTTTAGTTTATTAGGCATAAAATAA
- a CDS encoding acyltransferase family protein, whose translation MNHGYLAVDFFFLLSGFVISHAYDDRWNKLSVKEFFMRRLIRLHPMIIVGMLVGAICFYPSAAAMFPLVAETPIWKMILVMLIGFTLIPVTPSMDIRGWQEMHPLNGPAWSLFFEYIANIMYALFFRKLSTKMLAVLVFIAGIVLLHFAITSEKGDVIGGWSVDALQLQIGFTRLMYPFLAGMLLRKITRPRNIKNAFLWCTVLIVTALSFPRVGGMENLWANGIYDALVILFVFPAIVFIGSSGSIRGQFMQRVCSFLGDISYPIYIIHFPLVYVFYAWVENNKVPLEKAWPAGIAVFLTSIFISYIAMKYYDIPFRKWLSARLLKK comes from the coding sequence ATTAATCATGGTTATCTAGCAGTAGACTTCTTTTTCTTGTTGTCAGGTTTTGTAATCTCACATGCCTATGATGACCGCTGGAATAAATTGTCAGTAAAAGAATTCTTCATGCGCAGGCTTATAAGGCTTCACCCAATGATAATTGTTGGAATGCTAGTTGGGGCAATTTGTTTTTATCCTAGTGCTGCGGCTATGTTTCCTTTAGTTGCCGAAACGCCAATATGGAAAATGATACTTGTAATGCTAATTGGTTTTACGTTAATTCCTGTAACACCATCGATGGATATTAGAGGTTGGCAGGAAATGCACCCATTAAATGGACCTGCTTGGTCATTATTTTTTGAGTATATCGCTAATATTATGTATGCTTTATTTTTTAGAAAATTATCAACCAAGATGTTGGCTGTACTTGTGTTTATTGCCGGAATCGTATTGCTTCATTTTGCAATTACTAGCGAAAAAGGAGATGTAATAGGAGGATGGTCTGTAGATGCTCTTCAATTGCAAATTGGTTTTACAAGGCTTATGTATCCTTTTTTGGCAGGTATGCTATTGAGAAAAATCACGAGACCAAGAAATATAAAAAATGCTTTTTTATGGTGTACTGTTTTAATTGTTACAGCTTTATCATTTCCACGTGTAGGAGGAATGGAGAATTTATGGGCAAACGGAATTTACGATGCTTTGGTGATTCTTTTTGTTTTTCCTGCCATTGTTTTTATAGGCTCTAGCGGAAGCATTAGAGGCCAATTCATGCAACGCGTTTGTAGTTTTTTAGGTGATATTTCATATCCAATATATATAATACACTTTCCTTTAGTTTATGTGTTTTATGCATGGGTAGAGAATAATAAAGTGCCACTTGAAAAAGCTTGGCCAGCAGGGATAGCTGTATTTTTAACTTCGATTTTTATTTCTTATATAGCAATGAAGTATTACGATATTCCATTTAGAAAATGGTTAAGTGCTCGTTTACTTAAAAAATAG